GGTTCAACTGTGTCAACCTATTTATAAGCTGGCAGAGACTAACACCAGTTAGTCCGAATAGTATAGCTGCTTCTGTCGGTTGTTTTGGTGTCCGTTTTCATTCACCAAATCATCATCTCACTGTAAAGCACGAGCCTAAGTTATTTACCGTTGTTCACAACGCCTGAAGCTGGTTCTTGCTTAAACCTGTTTCCAGCGACTCATTAATGTCTGCAGTCTTAGATTGCATGCACTTAACAACATGTTGACACTTGAGGTTAAAGAGATTCAATTAATCTGCAGGGTTAACGAGCCCCAGTGAGATTATCAGTAAGATTACATTTCAGTATTCACACTCATGTATGAATGTACTGggctatttatatatttaactgTCTGTTGGGCTACAATACTGAGCCACTTCAAATAGCAATGACACCTTCAACTTTCTAGACTTTCTAAATCCATTTCTAATACTTTTCCAATTTAATGTGTAAtggcagaaaaaacagaagagtttTTAACTTAATAAGATATTATCTTATAGATGCGGCCCGGTATGGTGAAGCCATGTCACCTAGTCAGACCCGTAACGCAGATCCTTGCAAGGCCCCTGACACACCAAGAGGGTCTGCCTAAGCTTCCTGTGCCACCCTTGAAGCAAACGTGTGAGCGCTACCTCGCAGCTTTGGAGCCCCTCGTCAGTGATGAGGAGATGGATCACACCAGGAAGGTAGTACAGGAGTTCCTTAAGGGTGGTGTAGGAGAAAGGCTTCAAAAGGGACTGGAAAGGCGGACACGCAAGACGGACAACTGGGTAGATAATTGgatttatttaacttttatgTATCAGCGTAGACATGAGTGTAAAAGCAGTCTTTTGATAGAAGAATCTATGTCTTTTGTAATTACATACACtaaatacatgtttaatttGGCTGTTTAAGAAATTAAAGTAATTCTTTTTTCGCCCTGGTCTGACTACAGCTGTCTTTGTGTAGTTAACAGAATGGTGGATGCAGTCGGCCTACCTGGATTGTCGTATGCCGGTGGCAGTTTACACCAGCCCTGGAGTAGTCCTGCCCCAGATGCACTTTCATGATCGTCAAGGTCAAATGAGGTGAGAAACCAGCATGCACTTACGGTATCCAAACTGCTTATTTTAATAATCACAGgcacacaaacactaaaaaaaaatccagcactTGTAATGCGTGCAGTAAATTTTCAGGGCTCCAGCAGTACCAGTTATAAAGTTTAATTGTCTGAATATAAGCGCAGCCattaagctgttttaaaaagtgatttacTTTGTGTTGAAGTTACAGTACAAGCTCATTTTAAGCTGACCTTTGCACAGTCTTCCCTCCACATGCTGGCTATTTAAAGCCCCAGGGCTTCTCATACCATTGCTCAGCTGTTTTTGAATGCTGTGACCCATGGGATATGCAGTGAACATAGGGGCACCATGGAGATGTAATGCAAAAATAACAATGAAGATGATAAGAATATATGTGCCAAACATATGAGACTGTGGTAAACAAGCcagtgcttgtttttgttttgtttttacttttagcTTCTAAGAATTTAACTGCGTTCCTCTCCATTCATAGTTCATGACTGATTTTGTTCCATCTGTGAACACTATATATGAGCACTAGCTTTTGAAGCATTGATGCAAAACAAAGCATACACTGACCATTATGTGTAGTAATCTATAATCTgacttgttatttatttatttttattttttgcaggtTTGCTGCCAAATTAATTGCAGGAGTTttggactttaaaaaaatgattgacACGTGAGTTTGCCTGAAATCAATACAAACATTGTACTGCTGTAGCAATAAGCTCATTATCACCATGGcctgcagctgttttttgttttgtttgtttttttcaaaactgcaaatgaataatATTGGTTCCTGTGTTGTAGTCAGACTCTGCCTGTAGAGTATTTGAGTGGGAAGCCTCTTTGTATGGACCAGTATTACCAGATCCTGTCTTCCTGTCGTATTCCTGGACCAAAGAGAGATACTGTTGTAAATCACGCCAGAGGAAAAACACCTCCGACTCACATCACTGTGGTCCACAACTTTCAGGTACTCTAGATGGCACTGCTGTTCTTTCTTCATTTATAAAgatcctgattttttttatagtcATTATGAAGAAAAGGAGTAATAAACTAAATCTGTTACTGAATCAACCCGGCTTCTCTTCTagttttttgtcctagatgTGTACAACAGTGATGGCACTCCACTAACAGTGGATCAGATTTACATGCAGCTGGAGAAGATCTGGAACTCCTCTTTGCAGACTAACAAAGAACCGATTGGCATCCTCACATCACAGCACCGCAACACTTGGGGAAAAGCCTATAATAACCTGATTAAGGGTGAGGACAAGCCACAGTATCAGCCAGATGTATTCTATAGATAGAAAGCATTTTTTGTCAGAATCTTGTGATTCACAAGTTccatttccccctttttttttcttctcagatAGGACGAATAAAGACTCAGTCCGTGCCATCCAGAAAAGtatttttacagtttgtttGGATGCTCCAATGCTGCGGGTGTCTGATGATTTGTATCTGAGCCGCGTAGCTGCCCAGATTCTGCATGGAGGAGGTGCTCGTTGGAACAGTGGCAACCGCTGGTTTGATAAGACATTACAGGTCAGTTTAAGAGAGCGCAATGACTCACGGATCCAAAGTAATAAACAGAATTCTGGCAATGGTTGAGAATTTGAATGTACCTGCAAATCGTCCTCAGTTCATTGTTGGTGAAGACGGTGCATGTGGACTGGTGTATGAACATGCACCTGCTGAGGGTCCACCCATTGTGTTTCTCATCGATTACGTTGTTAAATACATGTAAGTTTATTTCAGATTTTAGACTAGTGTTTCTTCGTGTTTATGATGAGCTCACACTGACTCGGCGGGTCACGTTTTTCTCAACAGGCAGAGGACTCAATTCCGTCGCGCTCCCATGATTCCCCTGCCCATGCCCCAGAAGCTGCGTTTTAACATTACACCTGAGGTCAAGAGAGATATTGAGAAGGCCAAACAAAATATGAACATGTATGTCATGCTGTGCAGTCAGAATGtagttttcttgttgttgttgtcatttgggCTTTGATGTCAGACATTTTCTTTTACTCcctcttttctcatttttgtcagAATGGTACACGACTTGGATGTGAAAGTGCTTGTGTTTTCTCACTTTGGAAAAAATGTGCCAAAGAAACATAAGCTCAGTCCAGATGCCTTTGTGCAAATGGCTCTTCAGCTGGCGTACTTCAGGTGAGAAGTCCGCTCTCTTGAAAGGAGAGAAAAGGTCCCGTGGGATGCAGACACTGAGTGCACCGCAtgatatactttttttttttttttttcaatccagGATCTATAATATTTGCTGCTCTACCTATGAGAGTGCTTCCTTAAGAATGTTTAAATATGGGCGAACAGATGCAATCCGCTCAACTACTGCAGACTCGCTTGAATTTGTCCAGGCAATGCAAGACCCAGCTAAACAGGTACTAGTAAAAATGATGGGATCTCATAAGCAatgtaacatttaaaacatgtcaTGGTTAAAACTGAGCAGTAAATGTTCAAACAGAGCTCAGAGAAGCTGGCACTGCTGCAGAAGGCCATTCAGACACATAAAGAAAACACGTACAACGTGAGTGCTGGAATCCCCAAAACAACCACTTTTTAACTACTTGATAAATATCACTTTAACATGCTCACCATTGCTTTTTCAGGCAATTCATGGGCAGGCCATTGACAGACACCTCCTTGGGCTCAAGAGGCAGAGCATAGAAGACCTGACCTCTATACCTGAGATATTTATGGACACCTCTTATGCTGTGGCTAATCATTTTAATCTCTCCACCAGCCAGGTATATTTGCATCTAAGAAAAGCCCCAGTCTGTTACTGCTGAGCGAATGATAATGTGTTGTAATATTTGTTTACTTGTGTGTTTGCCCTCATCCCTCCCGTCTCGATGTCCAGGTTGGCTCCAAGACAGACTGTGTGATGTGCTTTGGTCCAATGGTGCCAGATGGCTATGGAGTGTGTTACAATCCCATGGATGAGCACATCAACGTCGCCATCACAGCCTTTAACAGCTGCGAGGAGACAAATGCTGCCAACTTTGCCCAGGCTGTAGAGGAAGCACTGTTGGACATGAGAGCTCTCTTGGAAGACACAGCTACAGCCAAGCAGTGATCCCACACAGGAACCTGGCACGGTGTTTTTGTGCCCCCGCTGGGCTGTGGCTGTAGCTGAACCTGGAACAATGCCACACTGACACAGACGTGCAATGGACTGAGTGTGTTGGAGCTATGGGGAAACCAGTTTTTAAAGGAATTATGGGAAGTTTACCGTGTGACTATCAGTGTACTGCCTTTGAGATAGAGCTatatataggtgtgtgtgtttatgtgtgtgtgtgtgcgtgtgaacTTTAGATGAGCATTATTTACTAACTGTAATAGTATAAGTACGCTCTCCTTTTTTATACTTCAGCAGTTCTGTGTGCTATCTTCCAAATGACTTTGTCCTTGCTTAAGTTAAAGATTTTGAGTGCTTTggtttgtttattgtttatttaaggTCAAAATAATTTGCATATAGTTATAACAGTTAATGAAAAAGGATCTTACTTAAAGATCCtttttcatttcactttcaCTTGAAGATATAATATGCAGTTATGAACCACAAGAACTGTACGGTGGTAAGTAAATCTGCAGGGAAACAGCCttcttgtaatttcttattttcctttttcaggGGTGTTGCCTTTGTACAGAGGGTGTGTAGTCTCTGACCAACAACTCAGAATGTGAGTGCAGGACTCTGTAAAAATGTAGAACGAGGGGCATTACTGTCACTGTCTGTCTTCTCCGCTGTCCGTGTCATAAAAAGCCGCAGAGGTCCTTCTGTTCGGTGGGTCTGAGCGGAGCCAGAGGCAACAGCAGCCATCATGGAGCATGCGCTTCAGGTGCATTCCCACAAAACCCAGCAATGCAGCACCTCCCTTCACAGTTGCGATTTAGAATGAAAAGTGCTGCGAAACAATCACGTTATCACAAATAACATTTCATTTCACAGCTATTTGAGTCACAGCTTCGTTCTTGTTAACACCGCTCCTTTTCATCTTTCACCTTTTTCAGCTCGCGAGAGCACCGCTGCTCCCTCTTCGCTTTGTGGAGCCAGAGAGGAGGGGCCAAATATAAATGTTGTGTTCAGTTTATAGAAATCACATAACTGATGACTGCTGCATATTATACCTTTAACTCTTTCTTCTCAACAGAGCACAAGTGAACATTGTCAAAAACAGTATCTGGTATCAAAGGCGCACAAATGAATATCGAGCTCTGAAGCTTCCTTCAGAATGCAGGTAGTCTCCGTGAAATTCAACCTCAGCCATATTTCCCGATGAGTGCCACTGAAACAGCTGGTTACCTTTAAACACGTTGGTCTTTAAGACATCCATGTCCCGGATCTGAACAACACAACAAGAATATTGCAGTAGTTATACTCGTGCGCTTTTTGTCCTTGTAAGATATGCAGCATATTGAACCAACACATGTTAGAGAGCTTGTTCGCACCATAATGTATGTAGACTGGGAGTTTGTGGTGTTGAATACTAATCCTATGTGTAGTGCTTGGATTCTGATCTTCACTGAGGGAGGGGCGTTGATGAGCACTCGACAGGTGTGGTTAGTGCTGGACGTTATTGGATTCTCAAACACACCGCTGGGGGAGAACAGCTGAAT
This region of Pelmatolapia mariae isolate MD_Pm_ZW linkage group LG12, Pm_UMD_F_2, whole genome shotgun sequence genomic DNA includes:
- the LOC134639108 gene encoding carnitine O-acetyltransferase-like: MLGVFVRAAMRPGMVKPCHLVRPVTQILARPLTHQEGLPKLPVPPLKQTCERYLAALEPLVSDEEMDHTRKVVQEFLKGGVGERLQKGLERRTRKTDNWLTEWWMQSAYLDCRMPVAVYTSPGVVLPQMHFHDRQGQMRFAAKLIAGVLDFKKMIDTQTLPVEYLSGKPLCMDQYYQILSSCRIPGPKRDTVVNHARGKTPPTHITVVHNFQFFVLDVYNSDGTPLTVDQIYMQLEKIWNSSLQTNKEPIGILTSQHRNTWGKAYNNLIKDRTNKDSVRAIQKSIFTVCLDAPMLRVSDDLYLSRVAAQILHGGGARWNSGNRWFDKTLQFIVGEDGACGLVYEHAPAEGPPIVFLIDYVVKYMQRTQFRRAPMIPLPMPQKLRFNITPEVKRDIEKAKQNMNIMVHDLDVKVLVFSHFGKNVPKKHKLSPDAFVQMALQLAYFRIYNICCSTYESASLRMFKYGRTDAIRSTTADSLEFVQAMQDPAKQSSEKLALLQKAIQTHKENTYNAIHGQAIDRHLLGLKRQSIEDLTSIPEIFMDTSYAVANHFNLSTSQVGSKTDCVMCFGPMVPDGYGVCYNPMDEHINVAITAFNSCEETNAANFAQAVEEALLDMRALLEDTATAKQ